In Planctomycetota bacterium, one genomic interval encodes:
- the glgP gene encoding alpha-glucan family phosphorylase yields the protein MLSPQQARIHPFKVVPSLPEPLEPLLTIARNLWWAWHPEAVELFMRVDGDLWRQTKHNPVRLLGSCPQDRLEELARDESFLSAIKRVEEELNDHLKTDGWFQRNFPDANDCCVAYFCAEFGLTECLQVYSGGLGILAGDHLKSASELAVPLVAVGLLYRNGYFQQYLNADGWQQEFYPELDFTNLPIRPVHDADGHQLTVSVDLPGRKLNIAVWEAKVGRTRLFLLDTNLPTNEGDDRGITSQLYGGDMELRIKQELVLGIGGLRALTAMQIKPSVLHMNEGHAAFLALEHIRVLIEKYNLTFDEARQSAAASHVFTTHTPVPAGIDRFPPEMIQRYFKDYHSSLKLDMEGLLALGRENVANRNEFFSMAVLAIRTSDGANGVSKLHGEVSRDMWANIWPKLPNEEVPIGHVTNGVHARTWLSPDLIWLFDRYLSRNWKFKPNDQSVWDGIKQIPDEELWRIHGHRRQRLVHWLRRTHKEQMERRGASSAELGAIDELFDHKALTIGFARRFATYKRANLLFRDPERLMRILGSKDRPVQIVIAGKAHPADTQGKELIRQIVHFARENGASTRVVFIENYNMHVARYLVQGVDVWLNTPRRGMEASGTSGMKAALNGVLNCSILDGWWDEAWAKDVGWAIGRGEAYSNYDYQDQVESQSLYDLLEKQIVPMYYDRDGNGLPRMWIKWMKNTMRAMSPVYNTNRMVADYVQKYYLPAHRRTRKLTADGLKGGVELSHYISNLHQHWGQVRIQEINANTGKPLGVRQPMNVIAKVNLGDLAPADVRVQIYYGPLDVEGRIQGGTCVDMSQTNDLGAGVHEYTGSFAVDNSGKHGMAVRVIPGNPAMATPFIPGVIAWDNEPERARTPDRTPVPAEV from the coding sequence ATGCTTTCACCCCAGCAGGCCCGTATCCACCCGTTCAAGGTCGTCCCCTCGCTCCCCGAGCCGCTCGAACCGCTTCTGACCATCGCGCGCAATCTCTGGTGGGCATGGCACCCCGAAGCGGTCGAATTGTTCATGCGCGTTGACGGCGACCTCTGGCGGCAGACCAAGCACAATCCCGTCCGCCTGCTCGGCTCGTGTCCGCAGGATCGGCTCGAAGAGCTGGCTCGCGACGAATCGTTCCTCTCCGCCATCAAGCGCGTCGAAGAGGAACTCAACGATCATCTCAAAACCGACGGGTGGTTCCAGCGGAACTTCCCCGATGCCAACGACTGCTGCGTCGCGTACTTCTGCGCCGAGTTCGGTCTGACCGAATGCCTGCAGGTCTACTCCGGCGGCCTGGGCATTCTTGCCGGCGACCATCTCAAGAGCGCCTCCGAACTGGCCGTTCCGCTGGTGGCGGTCGGCTTGCTCTACCGCAATGGTTACTTCCAGCAGTACCTCAACGCCGACGGATGGCAGCAGGAGTTTTATCCCGAACTGGACTTTACGAATCTGCCGATCCGCCCGGTGCATGACGCGGACGGCCATCAGTTGACGGTGTCGGTCGATCTGCCCGGCCGCAAGCTCAACATCGCGGTGTGGGAGGCGAAGGTCGGGCGCACGCGCCTGTTCCTTTTGGACACGAATCTGCCGACCAACGAAGGCGACGACCGCGGGATCACGAGCCAGCTTTACGGCGGCGACATGGAACTGCGCATCAAGCAGGAGCTGGTGCTGGGCATCGGCGGTCTGCGGGCGCTGACGGCGATGCAGATCAAGCCGTCCGTGCTGCACATGAACGAAGGCCACGCCGCATTCCTCGCGCTTGAGCACATCCGCGTGCTCATCGAAAAGTACAACCTCACCTTCGACGAAGCCCGTCAGTCCGCCGCGGCGAGCCATGTGTTCACCACGCATACCCCCGTCCCCGCCGGCATCGACCGCTTCCCCCCGGAGATGATCCAGCGCTACTTCAAGGATTATCACAGCTCGCTGAAGCTCGACATGGAAGGCCTGCTCGCGCTCGGCCGCGAGAACGTCGCCAATCGCAACGAGTTCTTCTCCATGGCCGTGCTTGCCATCCGCACCTCCGACGGCGCCAACGGCGTCTCGAAGCTGCACGGCGAAGTGTCGCGCGACATGTGGGCGAACATCTGGCCCAAGCTGCCCAACGAAGAAGTGCCGATCGGTCACGTGACCAACGGCGTGCATGCCCGCACGTGGCTCTCGCCCGATCTGATCTGGCTCTTCGATCGCTACCTGTCGCGCAACTGGAAGTTCAAGCCCAACGATCAGAGCGTCTGGGACGGCATCAAGCAGATCCCCGACGAGGAGCTATGGCGGATTCACGGTCATCGCCGCCAGCGTCTGGTGCACTGGCTCCGCCGCACGCACAAGGAGCAGATGGAGCGCCGCGGCGCGTCCAGCGCCGAACTTGGCGCGATCGACGAATTGTTCGATCACAAGGCGCTGACCATCGGTTTCGCACGCCGGTTCGCCACGTACAAGCGCGCGAATCTTTTGTTCCGCGATCCCGAGCGGCTCATGCGGATTCTCGGCAGCAAGGATCGCCCGGTGCAGATCGTCATCGCCGGCAAGGCCCACCCCGCCGACACGCAGGGCAAGGAGCTGATCCGTCAGATTGTGCATTTCGCCCGGGAAAACGGGGCGTCGACGCGCGTCGTGTTCATCGAGAACTACAACATGCACGTCGCCCGCTACCTCGTGCAGGGCGTGGACGTGTGGCTCAATACGCCCCGCCGCGGCATGGAGGCGTCGGGGACGAGCGGCATGAAGGCGGCGCTCAACGGCGTGCTTAACTGCTCGATTCTCGACGGGTGGTGGGACGAGGCGTGGGCGAAGGACGTCGGCTGGGCCATCGGGCGCGGCGAGGCGTACTCCAACTACGACTATCAGGACCAGGTCGAAAGCCAGTCGCTTTATGACCTGCTCGAGAAGCAGATCGTGCCGATGTACTACGATCGCGACGGCAACGGACTTCCGCGCATGTGGATCAAGTGGATGAAGAACACGATGCGCGCGATGAGCCCGGTGTACAACACCAATCGCATGGTCGCCGACTATGTCCAGAAGTATTACCTGCCCGCGCATCGCCGCACGCGCAAGCTCACCGCCGACGGCCTCAAGGGCGGCGTCGAACTCTCGCACTACATCTCCAACCTGCACCAGCACTGGGGCCAGGTCCGCATTCAGGAGATCAATGCCAACACCGGCAAGCCGCTGGGCGTGCGCCAGCCCATGAACGTCATCGCCAAGGTGAACCTCGGCGACCTGGCGCCGGCGGATGTGCGCGTGCAGATTTACTACGGCCCGCTCGACGTCGAGGGCCGCATTCAGGGCGGCACCTGCGTCGACATGTCGCAGACCAACGACCTCGGCGCCGGCGTCCACGAATACACCGGCTCCTTCGCCGTCGATAACTCCGGCAAGCACGGCATGGCCGTCCGCGTCATCCCCGGCAACCCGGCGATGGCCACCCCGTTCATCCCCGGCGTCATCGCATGGGACAACGAACCCGAACGCGCCCGCACCCCCGACCGAACCCCGGTCCCCGCCGAAGTCTGA